From Echinicola soli, a single genomic window includes:
- a CDS encoding transglutaminase-like domain-containing protein, with protein sequence MEKLTENELNALVSLLDDTDREVKDHVKDKIISLGNNIIPFLEKKWESSFNPDLQKEIEELVHQLQFDLLKERLEQWKASGGEDLLKGLWIINTYQYPDLEFETLNAEMNQIYFEVWTGFNADLSPYDQIRLINNILFSQLRFSANTKNFHSPGNSMISNVLDTRRGNPISLCSVYYLVAQKLGLPVYGVNLPNLFVLTYKAPDAAIYINAFNKGLIFSRQDVNNYLEHLKISPKDEFFEPCTHLDIVKRTLRNLIVSFDKLGEPEKVDEIRQLLLILDPPVI encoded by the coding sequence ATGGAAAAATTAACGGAAAACGAGCTGAACGCATTGGTGTCTTTATTGGATGATACCGATCGGGAAGTCAAAGATCATGTAAAAGATAAAATCATTTCTTTGGGAAATAATATCATCCCTTTTTTAGAGAAGAAATGGGAAAGTAGTTTTAATCCTGACCTTCAGAAAGAAATCGAGGAGCTAGTCCATCAGCTACAGTTTGACTTGCTAAAGGAAAGACTCGAACAATGGAAGGCTTCTGGTGGAGAGGATTTGCTGAAAGGGTTATGGATTATCAATACGTATCAATACCCTGATCTGGAGTTTGAAACATTAAATGCGGAGATGAACCAAATCTATTTTGAAGTATGGACCGGGTTCAATGCTGATTTGTCTCCATATGATCAAATCCGCCTGATCAATAATATTCTTTTCAGTCAGCTGCGGTTTTCTGCCAATACCAAAAACTTCCATTCCCCTGGAAACAGTATGATCAGCAATGTACTGGACACCCGCAGGGGCAATCCGATCAGTTTGTGTTCGGTGTACTATTTGGTAGCCCAGAAATTGGGGCTGCCAGTTTACGGGGTGAATCTGCCCAATCTATTCGTCCTTACCTATAAAGCCCCTGATGCAGCCATCTACATAAATGCATTTAACAAAGGCCTGATTTTTAGTAGGCAGGATGTAAATAATTACTTGGAACATTTGAAAATTTCCCCGAAGGATGAGTTTTTCGAACCATGTACGCATTTGGATATTGTCAAGCGTACATTGCGAAACTTGATTGTCTCGTTTGACAAACTTGGGGAACCGGAAAAAGTGGATGAAATCCGTCAGCTGCTGCTGATTTTGGATCCGCCGGTTATTTGA
- a CDS encoding acyl-CoA carboxylase subunit beta — translation MSDLQNPKEKHLDLIQQLIEKTTQTKRGGGEQRIAKEHKKGKLTARERITYLVDDESDFLELGTFAADGMYQEEGGCPSAGVVTGLGAVSGRMCVIVANDATVKAGAWFPMTAKKNLRAQEIAMENRLPIIYLVDSAGVFLPMQNEIFPDKEHFGRQFRNNAQMSSMGIVQVAAIMGSCVAGGAYLPIMSDEALIVDKTGSIFLAGSYLVKAAIGENVDNETLGGATTHCEISGVTDSKYENDEDCLDAIKRIFETIGEPARAGFDRKETKAPAVAPEKIFELFPVDRAKPYDMHQVLETLVDAGSFDEYKAGFGQTLVCGTARIDGWAVGILANQRKMVKTKKGELQMGGVIYSDSADKAARFIMNCNQRKIPLLFIQDVSGFMVGSRAEHGGIIKDGAKMVNAMANSVVPKFTVVIGNSYGAGNYAMCGKAYDPRLIVSWPTAQMAVMSGASAAKTLLQIKVASLKKEGKVITPEDETKLLKEITDKYQEELSPYYAAARLWVDEVINPLQTRRVIAAGIAAADHSPITGRFNVGVIQT, via the coding sequence ACCACCCAAACCAAACGTGGAGGAGGAGAACAGCGCATAGCTAAGGAGCATAAGAAGGGAAAGTTAACAGCCCGTGAGCGCATAACCTATTTGGTCGATGATGAATCGGACTTTTTGGAGTTGGGTACGTTTGCGGCCGATGGAATGTACCAAGAGGAAGGGGGGTGTCCCTCTGCCGGTGTCGTTACGGGCCTGGGGGCGGTAAGTGGCCGAATGTGTGTCATCGTTGCCAATGATGCCACTGTCAAGGCGGGAGCTTGGTTTCCCATGACGGCCAAAAAGAATCTCCGGGCACAAGAAATAGCCATGGAGAACAGGCTCCCAATCATCTATTTGGTAGACAGTGCGGGGGTATTTCTCCCTATGCAAAACGAGATTTTTCCGGATAAAGAACACTTCGGACGACAATTCAGGAATAATGCTCAAATGTCCTCCATGGGCATTGTACAGGTGGCTGCTATCATGGGCAGTTGTGTGGCGGGTGGAGCGTACTTGCCCATTATGTCCGATGAAGCATTGATTGTGGATAAGACGGGCTCTATATTTCTGGCTGGTTCATATTTGGTAAAGGCGGCCATCGGAGAAAATGTGGACAATGAAACCCTTGGAGGCGCTACGACGCATTGTGAGATTTCGGGTGTCACTGATAGCAAATATGAAAACGATGAGGATTGTCTGGACGCCATTAAGCGGATTTTTGAAACGATAGGGGAACCAGCGCGTGCAGGCTTTGATAGAAAGGAGACCAAAGCACCAGCAGTGGCACCGGAAAAGATTTTTGAGCTATTTCCCGTGGACAGGGCGAAACCTTATGATATGCATCAGGTCTTGGAGACCTTGGTGGATGCGGGGAGTTTTGATGAATACAAGGCCGGTTTTGGGCAGACCTTGGTCTGTGGGACGGCAAGAATAGATGGATGGGCCGTAGGAATCTTGGCCAATCAGCGGAAAATGGTCAAGACCAAAAAAGGAGAGCTGCAAATGGGCGGTGTGATTTATTCGGATTCGGCCGATAAGGCGGCACGCTTTATCATGAACTGTAATCAACGCAAAATTCCGCTGTTGTTTATCCAAGATGTAAGCGGATTCATGGTAGGGAGTAGGGCAGAGCATGGTGGGATCATCAAGGATGGTGCAAAAATGGTCAACGCCATGGCCAATTCGGTAGTGCCTAAATTTACGGTGGTGATCGGCAATTCTTATGGTGCCGGAAACTATGCCATGTGCGGAAAGGCATATGACCCCCGGTTGATCGTCAGCTGGCCGACTGCCCAAATGGCCGTCATGTCAGGGGCTTCCGCTGCCAAGACCCTCTTGCAGATTAAAGTGGCCTCTCTCAAAAAGGAAGGTAAAGTGATCACACCTGAAGATGAGACAAAATTGCTCAAGGAAATTACAGACAAGTATCAGGAAGAATTGAGCCCATATTATGCAGCAGCCCGGCTGTGGGTGGATGAGGTTATCAATCCCTTGCAAACCAGGAGAGTAATAGCTGCAGGCATCGCCGCAGCCGACCATTCTCCGATCACGGGGCGCTTTAATGTAGGAGTTATACAAACTTGA
- a CDS encoding redoxin domain-containing protein, with product MWRFLLVPILAIMASTNATAQEIDDFQLQDLVSNSTFTLQDHQDASAVVLVFVSNGCPFVRLYEDRVIALQSKFGPQGVVFAFINPLIGTDEEESQNAIQEKINSKTLTFPYLDDGKRVVTNALGAQKLPEAFVLTPSPTGFGVVYHGAIDNNAQLPQAVTKTYLHDALSHISKGDLPTQHYFRPVGCNILPVK from the coding sequence ATGTGGAGATTTCTTTTAGTGCCGATTCTGGCCATCATGGCCTCTACAAACGCTACTGCCCAGGAAATTGATGATTTCCAGTTGCAGGATTTGGTTTCCAACAGCACGTTTACGCTACAGGATCATCAAGACGCTTCCGCTGTAGTACTGGTTTTTGTATCTAACGGCTGTCCTTTTGTTCGGCTTTATGAAGACAGGGTGATTGCACTGCAAAGCAAATTCGGTCCTCAAGGCGTTGTTTTTGCTTTTATCAATCCATTGATTGGAACTGATGAAGAAGAAAGCCAAAACGCTATCCAAGAGAAAATAAATTCCAAAACACTGACCTTCCCCTATCTTGACGACGGTAAACGTGTCGTCACCAATGCATTGGGTGCCCAGAAGTTACCCGAAGCATTCGTCCTCACCCCAAGTCCTACAGGCTTTGGGGTGGTTTACCATGGAGCCATTGACAATAATGCCCAGCTTCCACAGGCGGTCACCAAGACTTACCTACACGATGCCCTCTCTCATATTAGCAAGGGAGATCTCCCTACCCAGCATTATTTCAGGCCTGTCGGCTGCAATATACTGCCCGTCAAATAA